A stretch of the Bacillus anthracis str. Vollum genome encodes the following:
- a CDS encoding HAMP domain-containing sensor histidine kinase: protein MSIKTRFLFSYIAVILVSITLILIAGFLIVFSITGDLEAVKNFYKSSYIQKPLTSEEENAYIELKTAAKKHQSQLLDESFVSSLEKEGVKIVVRKGETISYATKVFESVALKEALPKFESANINSRGTTELGDTFYRYVKFDFYFPQEEEGSIFVLKKQSSFVDLTQKLFPILFVSLLLLAILLIGLLSYLVSRSVIKPIFVLKDATGKIKEGNLDFHIPVTSHDEIGQLNQGFEEMRKKLKESIEMQTQYEENRKELISNISHDLKTPITSIIGYVEGIKDGVANTPEKMDKYLTTIHTKARHMDTLIDELFLFSKLDLNRVPFQFETVELNMFMQELIEEMQMDLSKEGIEVNLQLHASPLYVTADCEKINRVISNLIHNSVKYMDKEEKKITVTVSSDNNKVIVKVMDNGSGIESDTLPYIFERFYRAEQSRNSSTGGSGLGLAIAKQIIEEHGGNIWAESELGEGTSIFFSLEKVEKCGE, encoded by the coding sequence ATGTCTATTAAAACAAGGTTTTTATTTTCTTATATCGCTGTCATTCTTGTTTCCATTACGCTTATATTAATCGCGGGATTTTTAATCGTTTTTTCGATAACAGGTGATTTGGAAGCAGTGAAAAATTTCTATAAAAGCTCCTATATTCAAAAGCCGCTTACGTCAGAAGAAGAGAATGCGTATATTGAGTTAAAGACGGCAGCAAAGAAACATCAATCGCAACTATTAGATGAATCGTTCGTTTCATCACTTGAAAAAGAAGGGGTGAAAATAGTTGTAAGAAAGGGAGAAACCATTTCTTATGCTACAAAAGTATTTGAAAGTGTGGCTTTAAAGGAAGCCCTTCCGAAATTTGAATCAGCAAATATTAATAGTCGTGGTACAACGGAATTAGGCGATACATTTTATCGATATGTAAAGTTTGATTTTTATTTTCCTCAGGAAGAAGAGGGGAGTATATTTGTATTAAAGAAGCAAAGTTCATTTGTAGATCTTACACAAAAGTTATTTCCGATTTTGTTCGTATCACTTTTACTGTTAGCTATTTTACTTATTGGATTATTAAGTTACCTCGTCTCAAGAAGTGTCATAAAACCAATCTTTGTATTGAAAGATGCGACTGGAAAAATTAAAGAAGGAAATTTAGATTTTCACATACCAGTTACATCGCACGATGAAATTGGGCAATTGAATCAAGGATTTGAGGAAATGAGGAAGAAATTAAAAGAATCGATAGAGATGCAAACGCAGTATGAAGAAAATCGAAAAGAGCTCATTTCAAACATCTCTCACGATTTAAAAACACCGATTACATCTATTATTGGATATGTAGAAGGAATAAAAGACGGAGTAGCAAATACGCCAGAAAAAATGGATAAGTACTTAACGACTATCCATACGAAAGCAAGACATATGGATACACTCATTGATGAATTATTTTTATTCTCAAAGCTCGATTTGAATCGAGTTCCCTTTCAGTTTGAAACGGTTGAATTAAATATGTTTATGCAAGAATTAATAGAAGAGATGCAGATGGATTTAAGTAAAGAAGGTATAGAAGTTAACTTACAATTACATGCATCCCCACTTTATGTAACAGCTGATTGCGAAAAGATAAATAGAGTGATATCAAATTTAATTCATAATAGTGTGAAATACATGGATAAAGAAGAAAAGAAAATTACTGTAACAGTATCGAGTGATAACAATAAAGTGATTGTGAAAGTAATGGACAACGGATCAGGTATAGAATCTGATACACTTCCTTATATTTTTGAACGTTTCTATCGTGCAGAGCAATCGCGAAATTCTAGTACAGGTGGAAGTGGACTTGGCTTAGCGATAGCGAAGCAAATTATTGAAGAACATGGCGGAAATATTTGGGCGGAAAGCGAGCTTGGGGAAGGCACAAGCATTTTCTTCTCATTGGAAAAAGTAGAGAAATGTGGTGAGTAA
- a CDS encoding ankyrin repeat domain-containing protein, translating into MFKKTLSMICCVIFLQGCSQEQEVKKEMTNMETALLTATEKQETNTVISLLKKGADINITDNKGRTPLMIATYKNDVKTAKALIDAGADVNIQDDMKNNPFLYAGAEGYLDILKLTIDAGADPSLTNRYGGTALIPASEHGYVDVIKELLTRTNIDVNHVNNLGWTALMEAIVLSNGNETQQQVIRLLIEHGADINIPDNDGVTPLEHARAHHFEEIEKILLEGHK; encoded by the coding sequence ATGTTCAAAAAAACATTAAGCATGATATGTTGCGTAATTTTTTTACAAGGTTGCTCACAAGAACAAGAAGTTAAAAAGGAGATGACAAACATGGAGACAGCGCTACTAACAGCTACTGAGAAACAAGAAACGAATACTGTTATATCGTTACTCAAAAAAGGGGCTGACATAAATATAACAGACAATAAAGGACGTACCCCTCTTATGATTGCTACATACAAAAATGATGTAAAAACCGCAAAAGCGCTTATCGATGCTGGTGCTGACGTAAATATCCAAGATGATATGAAAAACAATCCCTTTTTATACGCTGGGGCAGAAGGTTACTTAGATATTTTAAAACTAACAATTGATGCTGGCGCAGATCCATCGCTTACGAATCGATATGGCGGTACAGCTCTTATCCCAGCCTCAGAACATGGCTATGTTGATGTTATAAAAGAACTCCTCACGCGAACAAATATCGATGTAAACCATGTAAATAACCTCGGATGGACAGCTTTAATGGAAGCCATCGTACTAAGTAACGGAAATGAAACACAACAACAAGTCATCCGCCTGCTCATTGAGCACGGTGCAGATATAAACATTCCAGATAATGATGGTGTTACTCCGCTAGAGCATGCTCGTGCTCATCACTTTGAAGAGATAGAGAAGATTTTGCTAGAAGGACATAAGTAA
- the tyrS gene encoding tyrosine--tRNA ligase, with protein sequence MGILQDLEFRGLINQQTDAEGLEQLLEKESVKLYCGFDPTADSLHIGHMLPVLMLRRFQLAGHQPIALVGGGTGMIGDPSGKKAERTLNTKDTVAYYTESIKNQLSNFLEFENVENPATMANNYDWLGNLDVISFLRDIGKNFGLNYMLAKDTVASRLETGISFTEFSYMILQSYDFLNLYQHHNCRLQIGGSDQWGNITAGLELIRKSEEDAKAFGLTIPLVTKSDGTKFGKTEGGAIWLDPEKTTPYEFYQFWINTDDRDVVKYLKYFTFLSHEEILELEKQVAEAPEKRAAQKALGAEMTKLVHGEEALEQAIKISAALFSGSVAELTASEIEQGFKDVPSVERTAEDTVLIDLLVESKISPSKRQAREDVTNGAIYVNGERTQALDYVVTEKDRIEGKFTIIRRGKKKYFLIRY encoded by the coding sequence ATGGGTATTTTACAAGATCTTGAATTTCGCGGTCTAATTAATCAGCAAACAGACGCTGAGGGCCTTGAGCAATTATTAGAAAAAGAAAGCGTTAAATTATACTGTGGTTTCGACCCGACAGCGGATAGCTTACACATCGGTCATATGTTACCAGTATTAATGTTACGTCGTTTCCAATTAGCTGGTCACCAACCAATCGCACTTGTTGGCGGTGGTACTGGTATGATCGGTGATCCAAGTGGTAAAAAAGCAGAGCGTACATTAAATACGAAAGATACAGTTGCTTACTACACAGAAAGCATTAAAAACCAACTTTCAAACTTCTTAGAGTTCGAAAACGTGGAAAACCCAGCAACGATGGCTAACAACTATGACTGGCTTGGTAACTTAGATGTCATTTCATTCTTACGCGATATCGGTAAAAACTTCGGTTTAAACTATATGCTAGCAAAAGATACAGTAGCATCTCGTTTAGAAACTGGTATTTCATTTACTGAGTTTAGTTACATGATTTTACAATCATACGACTTCTTAAACTTATACCAACACCATAATTGCCGCCTACAAATCGGTGGTAGTGACCAATGGGGTAACATTACAGCTGGTCTTGAATTAATCCGTAAATCAGAAGAAGATGCGAAAGCATTCGGTTTAACAATTCCACTTGTTACAAAATCTGACGGTACGAAGTTTGGTAAAACAGAAGGCGGCGCAATTTGGTTAGACCCAGAGAAAACAACTCCTTACGAGTTCTACCAATTCTGGATTAACACAGATGACCGTGATGTTGTTAAATACTTAAAATACTTCACATTCTTATCTCATGAAGAAATTCTTGAGCTTGAAAAGCAAGTAGCTGAAGCGCCAGAAAAACGTGCAGCACAAAAAGCATTAGGTGCAGAAATGACAAAACTTGTTCACGGCGAAGAAGCATTAGAGCAAGCGATTAAAATTTCAGCTGCATTATTCAGCGGTTCTGTAGCAGAACTGACTGCAAGCGAAATCGAGCAAGGATTCAAAGACGTACCATCTGTAGAACGTACTGCAGAAGATACAGTATTAATCGACTTACTTGTAGAAAGCAAAATCTCTCCATCAAAACGTCAAGCACGTGAAGATGTAACGAACGGCGCAATCTACGTAAACGGTGAGCGTACACAAGCATTAGACTACGTTGTAACAGAAAAAGACCGCATCGAAGGTAAATTCACAATCATTCGCCGCGGTAAGAAGAAATATTTCTTAATTCGTTACTAA
- a CDS encoding YjdJ family protein, protein MVQLGSSFMLFITSALMSWYQGSNLIDNPDEWKYSAKFTNYFKGTVSNYEDIYQIDFFIYAAKFYPTAFIVMLISLLYMLILILYTLFKRKDPAI, encoded by the coding sequence ATGGTTCAACTCGGAAGTTCATTTATGCTATTTATTACTTCCGCACTGATGAGTTGGTATCAGGGAAGTAATTTAATAGATAATCCTGATGAATGGAAATATAGCGCTAAATTTACGAATTACTTTAAAGGCACCGTTTCAAATTACGAAGATATTTATCAAATCGATTTTTTTATATATGCAGCAAAATTTTATCCAACAGCATTTATCGTTATGCTCATTAGCTTACTTTATATGCTTATATTAATTCTTTATACTCTATTTAAAAGAAAAGATCCGGCGATTTAA
- the acsA gene encoding acetate--CoA ligase, whose product MKVETLPVIKGENNLPNYDEAYANFNWEEVNKNFTWNEAGRVNMAYEAIDKHAKSDRKNKVALYYQDGSRKEKYTFKEMKDFSNKAGNVLKNYGDVEKGDRVFIFMPRSPELYFALLGAVKLGAIVGPLFEAFMEGAVRDRLEDSEAKVLITTPELLERVPLNDLPALKTVFLVGDHVEEGGKTVAFNPLFEQASKELHIEWLGREDGLILHYTSGSTGKPKGVLHAQNAMVQHYQTAKWVLDLKEDDVYWCTADPGWVTGTAYGIFAPWLVGASNVILGGRFSPEAWYEALQDYGVTVWYSAPTAFRMLMGAGQDAIKKYDLSQVRHVLSVGEPLNPEVIRWGMNAFGLRIHDTWWMTETGGQVICNYPCMEIRPGSMGKPIPGVKAAIVDNEGNEVPPYTMGNLAIGKGWPAMMRGIWNNKQKYESYFMPGDWYVSGDSAYMDEDGYFWFQGRIDDVIMTSGERVGPFEVESKLIEHAAVAEAGVIGIPDPVRGEIIKAFIALRAGYEPSEELKEEIRQFVKKGLAAHAAPRQIEFRDKLPKTRSGKIMRRVLKAWELNLPTGDLSTMED is encoded by the coding sequence ATGAAAGTAGAAACGCTTCCTGTCATTAAAGGAGAAAATAATTTGCCGAATTATGATGAGGCATACGCGAATTTTAACTGGGAAGAGGTTAATAAAAACTTTACTTGGAATGAAGCAGGCCGAGTAAATATGGCGTATGAAGCAATTGATAAGCATGCGAAATCCGATCGAAAGAATAAAGTAGCCCTTTATTATCAAGATGGATCTCGAAAAGAGAAGTATACATTTAAGGAAATGAAGGATTTTTCTAATAAAGCAGGAAATGTCCTGAAAAATTATGGCGATGTAGAAAAAGGCGATCGCGTTTTTATTTTTATGCCGCGTTCCCCAGAGTTATATTTCGCCCTTCTTGGTGCAGTGAAATTGGGAGCAATTGTTGGTCCGCTATTTGAAGCATTTATGGAAGGCGCAGTTCGCGATCGTTTAGAAGATAGCGAAGCAAAAGTGTTAATTACAACACCTGAATTGTTAGAGCGTGTACCATTAAATGATTTACCTGCTTTAAAAACAGTCTTCCTTGTTGGGGATCATGTAGAAGAAGGCGGTAAAACGGTAGCGTTCAATCCTTTATTTGAACAAGCTTCAAAAGAATTACATATTGAATGGTTAGGCCGTGAAGACGGTTTGATTCTACATTACACGTCTGGTTCTACTGGTAAGCCAAAAGGTGTGCTTCATGCGCAAAACGCAATGGTTCAGCACTATCAAACGGCGAAGTGGGTATTAGATTTAAAAGAAGACGATGTATATTGGTGCACAGCTGACCCAGGCTGGGTAACGGGAACTGCTTACGGTATTTTTGCACCGTGGTTAGTCGGGGCATCAAATGTTATTTTAGGCGGACGCTTTAGTCCAGAAGCGTGGTATGAAGCACTGCAAGATTACGGTGTAACAGTTTGGTATAGTGCACCAACAGCGTTCCGTATGTTAATGGGTGCTGGACAAGATGCAATTAAAAAATACGATTTATCACAAGTGCGTCACGTATTAAGCGTTGGTGAACCGTTAAATCCAGAAGTAATTCGCTGGGGTATGAACGCCTTTGGACTTCGTATTCATGATACGTGGTGGATGACAGAAACAGGTGGACAAGTTATTTGTAACTACCCTTGTATGGAAATCCGTCCAGGTTCAATGGGTAAGCCAATTCCAGGTGTAAAAGCAGCGATTGTTGATAATGAAGGAAATGAAGTGCCACCATACACAATGGGTAACTTAGCAATTGGCAAAGGTTGGCCAGCTATGATGCGCGGAATTTGGAATAACAAGCAAAAGTATGAGTCTTACTTCATGCCAGGCGATTGGTACGTATCAGGTGACTCTGCATACATGGACGAGGATGGATACTTCTGGTTCCAAGGGCGTATTGACGATGTAATTATGACGTCAGGTGAGCGCGTTGGTCCGTTTGAAGTGGAAAGCAAATTAATCGAGCATGCTGCTGTTGCAGAAGCTGGTGTAATTGGTATTCCTGATCCGGTGCGCGGCGAAATTATTAAAGCATTTATCGCGCTTCGTGCAGGGTACGAACCATCTGAAGAATTAAAAGAAGAAATTCGTCAATTTGTAAAGAAAGGTCTAGCAGCTCATGCAGCGCCAAGACAAATTGAATTTAGAGATAAATTACCGAAAACGAGAAGCGGTAAAATTATGCGCCGCGTATTAAAAGCGTGGGAGTTAAACTTACCAACAGGTGACTTATCAACGATGGAAGATTAA
- a CDS encoding RNA polymerase sigma factor produces the protein MAQIGIEEELMLAYQSGDKQAGEKLYVLIKPALYTFLYRFNRDEQLSIDLVQDTFLTLERKKHMYEPEKGKIKTYLFQIGYRLMINKLNRRKKWRTLLPFLVPIQEKEFSHEDRLTVREAILKVPEEQRAVLILSYYHDMQQKEIAEVLDIPVGTVKLRLHNGIKKLKQLLEVDEIERKSL, from the coding sequence ATGGCGCAGATTGGGATTGAGGAGGAGCTCATGCTTGCGTATCAAAGTGGAGATAAGCAGGCTGGGGAAAAACTATATGTTTTAATCAAACCAGCGCTATACACATTTTTATATCGATTTAACCGAGATGAACAATTGAGTATCGACCTTGTCCAAGATACGTTTTTGACGCTAGAGCGTAAGAAACATATGTATGAACCTGAAAAGGGAAAAATAAAAACGTATTTATTTCAAATTGGTTATCGTCTTATGATTAATAAATTAAATAGGAGAAAAAAGTGGCGTACGCTTTTGCCGTTTTTAGTGCCGATTCAGGAAAAAGAATTTTCTCACGAAGATCGGCTCACAGTAAGAGAAGCAATTTTGAAAGTTCCAGAAGAGCAAAGAGCAGTCCTAATCCTTTCTTATTATCATGACATGCAGCAAAAAGAAATTGCAGAGGTATTAGATATTCCAGTCGGAACGGTGAAGTTGAGACTTCATAACGGGATAAAGAAATTGAAACAATTGCTGGAGGTGGACGAAATTGAGCGAAAATCCCTTTAA
- a CDS encoding Gfo/Idh/MocA family protein: MNKPKIGMIGLGSIAQKAYLPTLTKETNWNFVGAFTPNAEKRKQICQQYRIQDFHSIETLASECDAIFVHSSTASHYEIVSELLKKGIDVYVDKPLAATVEQAEKLVELSEKYNRKLMVGFNRRFVPMYVAAKEQAHHISWIRIEKHRTNKIGPYTYDFTMLDDYLHIVDTARWLANDELNVVHNMMQINEKNELLYGHHTYTTANGLLLSTAMHRHAGTNLEQIELVTAGKIIRVKNMNTFEVEQENSVSQSGSPSWETTLKQRGFEDAVHHFIDCVHGDTKPLVDGLEGLKTQQMLQSLLNDINKN, from the coding sequence ATGAACAAACCTAAAATTGGAATGATTGGACTTGGAAGTATCGCACAAAAAGCCTATCTTCCAACACTTACAAAAGAAACAAATTGGAATTTTGTAGGGGCATTTACACCTAACGCGGAGAAAAGAAAACAAATTTGCCAGCAATACCGCATTCAAGACTTCCATTCTATTGAAACGTTAGCTTCGGAATGCGATGCAATCTTCGTTCATAGTTCAACTGCATCGCATTATGAAATCGTTTCTGAACTTCTGAAAAAAGGAATCGATGTTTACGTTGATAAGCCGCTAGCTGCTACAGTAGAACAAGCTGAGAAGCTAGTCGAGTTGAGCGAAAAATATAACCGAAAGTTAATGGTCGGATTTAATCGCCGCTTCGTTCCTATGTATGTTGCGGCAAAAGAGCAAGCTCATCATATTTCATGGATTCGAATTGAAAAGCATCGTACAAATAAAATCGGGCCCTATACGTACGACTTTACGATGTTAGATGATTACTTACATATTGTAGATACTGCTCGCTGGTTAGCTAACGATGAGCTTAACGTCGTTCATAATATGATGCAAATCAATGAAAAGAATGAACTTCTTTACGGACATCATACATATACAACTGCAAATGGACTGTTACTTTCTACCGCAATGCACCGCCATGCCGGTACAAATTTAGAACAAATTGAACTTGTAACGGCGGGAAAAATCATTCGTGTAAAAAACATGAACACATTTGAAGTTGAACAGGAAAACTCTGTTTCACAAAGTGGTTCCCCCTCATGGGAAACGACGTTAAAACAACGCGGTTTTGAAGATGCTGTTCATCATTTTATTGACTGTGTACACGGAGACACAAAGCCGTTAGTAGATGGATTAGAAGGATTAAAAACGCAGCAAATGCTCCAATCTCTACTGAATGATATAAACAAAAATTAA
- the acuC gene encoding acetoin utilization protein AcuC — protein MSSAFIYSDDFRGYSFSPDHPFNQLRVTLTYDLLQKGGFISPSQIISPRMATDEEIAYIHTEEYINAVKRAGEGKLEKSIAMTYGLGTEDTPMFPNMHEASALLVGGTLTAVDAVLSGKVKHALNLGGGLHHGFRGKASGFCIYNDSSIAMKYIQKKYGLRVLYIDTDAHHGDGVQWSFYDDPNVCTISLHETGRYLFPGTGAVNERGQGNGYSYSFNVPLDAFTEDESFLDSYRTVVKEVAAYFKPDIILTQNGADAHYYDPLTHLCATMNIYREIPKLAREIANEYCEGRWIAVGGGGYDHWRVVPRAWALIWLEMNNIQNISGYLPPEWIDAWKGQAETELPLTWEDPNNMYKPIPRKPEIEEKNALTVAKSLEIIRNNMKKSLY, from the coding sequence ATGAGTAGCGCGTTTATTTATTCGGATGACTTTCGGGGCTATTCATTTAGCCCTGATCATCCCTTTAACCAACTGCGCGTCACACTTACGTATGATTTATTACAAAAGGGCGGTTTCATCTCTCCTTCCCAAATCATCTCACCACGGATGGCTACAGATGAAGAGATTGCCTACATTCATACAGAGGAGTACATAAATGCGGTAAAACGTGCTGGAGAAGGTAAGTTAGAAAAATCAATTGCGATGACATATGGACTCGGAACAGAAGATACACCAATGTTTCCAAATATGCACGAAGCAAGCGCATTACTCGTTGGCGGTACGTTAACCGCTGTCGATGCTGTTCTTTCTGGGAAAGTAAAACACGCTCTCAATTTAGGTGGTGGCTTACATCATGGCTTCCGTGGCAAAGCATCTGGCTTTTGCATTTATAACGATAGTTCCATCGCAATGAAATATATTCAAAAGAAGTACGGTTTACGCGTTTTATATATTGATACGGATGCTCATCACGGTGATGGTGTACAGTGGTCCTTTTATGACGATCCTAACGTATGCACCATTTCACTACATGAAACTGGTCGATATTTATTCCCTGGAACTGGCGCTGTAAACGAACGCGGACAAGGTAATGGCTATAGTTATTCTTTTAACGTTCCACTCGATGCTTTTACAGAAGACGAATCGTTTTTAGATTCCTATCGAACTGTTGTAAAAGAAGTGGCCGCATACTTTAAACCGGATATTATTTTAACGCAAAATGGTGCTGACGCACATTACTACGACCCACTTACACACCTTTGCGCAACGATGAATATTTACCGCGAGATACCAAAGCTCGCTCGCGAAATCGCTAACGAATATTGCGAAGGTCGCTGGATTGCTGTCGGCGGCGGTGGCTATGACCACTGGCGTGTCGTCCCAAGAGCTTGGGCACTCATTTGGCTCGAAATGAACAACATCCAAAACATCTCAGGTTATCTCCCTCCAGAATGGATTGACGCTTGGAAAGGACAAGCTGAAACAGAACTTCCTCTCACATGGGAAGATCCAAACAACATGTATAAACCTATCCCCCGCAAACCAGAAATTGAAGAAAAGAACGCATTAACTGTAGCAAAATCCCTTGAAATTATTCGGAATAATATGAAAAAATCTTTGTACTAA
- a CDS encoding acetoin utilization AcuB family protein, which translates to MIVEEIMNQDVVTLRPNDTIETAIRTIRTKGIRHIPIVDQNNHVVGIISDRDVRDASPSILDEQVSLDMLKQPLELIMKHPVMTCHPLDFVEEIATLFFENKIGCLPVTKAGKLVGIISESTVLHTLVKLTGAHQPSSQIEIQVKNEPGILGKVVAIFSELQINIVSVLVYPAKDENDKVLVFRIQTMNPLKVIDALEAEGYRVLWPNIMGMQA; encoded by the coding sequence ATGATTGTAGAAGAAATTATGAATCAAGATGTGGTGACACTACGTCCAAACGATACAATCGAAACAGCAATCCGAACGATACGCACGAAAGGCATTCGGCACATTCCAATTGTCGATCAAAATAATCATGTCGTAGGCATTATTTCTGATCGGGATGTAAGAGATGCAAGTCCGTCTATTTTAGATGAACAAGTTTCACTCGATATGCTGAAGCAACCACTTGAACTTATTATGAAACACCCTGTTATGACTTGCCATCCTCTCGATTTCGTTGAGGAAATTGCTACTTTATTTTTTGAAAATAAAATTGGCTGTCTCCCTGTTACAAAGGCAGGAAAGTTAGTTGGAATTATTTCTGAATCTACTGTACTGCACACGTTAGTGAAATTAACAGGAGCACATCAACCGAGTTCACAAATTGAAATTCAAGTAAAAAATGAACCTGGCATTCTCGGAAAAGTCGTTGCTATTTTTAGTGAGTTACAAATTAATATCGTGAGCGTTCTCGTCTACCCAGCAAAAGATGAGAATGATAAAGTACTCGTTTTCCGCATTCAAACGATGAATCCACTAAAAGTGATTGATGCACTTGAAGCAGAAGGCTACCGCGTATTATGGCCAAACATTATGGGGATGCAAGCATGA
- a CDS encoding response regulator transcription factor: protein MKRILLIEDEVSIAELQRDYLEINDFQVDVEHSGETGLQMALQEDYDLIILDIMLPKMNGFEICKQIRAIKDIPILLVSAKKEDIDKIRGLGLGADDYITKPFSPSELVARVKAHISRYERLLGNVSKQRDTLYIHGISIDQRARKVFINNEEIAFTTKDLLTFFVTNPNQVLNKEQLFERIWGLDSAGDLATVVVHIRKLREKIERDPAHPQYIETVWGAGYRFNV from the coding sequence TTGAAAAGAATTTTACTAATAGAAGATGAAGTAAGCATTGCAGAATTACAGCGAGATTATTTAGAAATTAATGATTTTCAAGTTGATGTAGAACATTCAGGAGAAACAGGTTTACAAATGGCCCTGCAAGAAGACTACGATTTAATTATTTTAGATATTATGCTTCCGAAAATGAATGGATTTGAAATTTGTAAGCAAATTCGAGCTATAAAAGATATTCCGATTCTACTTGTTTCAGCAAAAAAAGAAGATATAGATAAAATTCGCGGGCTCGGATTAGGAGCGGATGATTATATAACGAAACCGTTTAGCCCGAGTGAGCTAGTAGCAAGAGTAAAAGCCCATATTTCTCGTTATGAAAGATTATTAGGAAATGTAAGTAAGCAACGCGATACGCTATATATTCACGGAATCTCTATTGATCAAAGGGCGAGGAAAGTTTTTATAAACAATGAAGAAATCGCCTTTACAACGAAAGATTTATTAACATTCTTTGTCACAAACCCAAACCAAGTATTAAATAAAGAACAGTTATTTGAACGCATTTGGGGATTAGACTCCGCTGGTGATTTAGCAACTGTTGTCGTTCATATTAGAAAGTTACGTGAAAAAATTGAAAGAGATCCTGCTCACCCGCAATATATTGAAACAGTGTGGGGGGCTGGTTATCGTTTTAATGTGTAG
- a CDS encoding lipoprotein, whose translation MSNKLLLTFALIGIIAVFSCGLLLPMPIGFKVSMITAGVMMIVMFSIIIPFDRKHIVRKKGYKIDFTKTKVYFRWNVFDTISACLAVYACICVQALNILVSTGQTIQNPYVQFFTNQSQVWIIVASCYLISRISLTLKGIKEIKNHGADWD comes from the coding sequence ATGTCTAATAAATTACTTCTTACTTTTGCTTTAATTGGAATTATAGCCGTATTTTCTTGTGGTCTGTTATTACCGATGCCGATTGGATTTAAAGTTTCAATGATCACAGCTGGAGTTATGATGATTGTTATGTTTTCCATCATTATTCCGTTTGATAGAAAACATATAGTACGGAAAAAAGGATATAAAATTGATTTTACAAAAACAAAAGTATATTTTCGCTGGAATGTATTTGATACGATTTCGGCTTGCCTGGCAGTGTATGCATGCATATGTGTGCAAGCATTAAATATTTTAGTTTCAACCGGCCAGACAATTCAAAATCCGTACGTTCAATTTTTTACGAATCAATCACAAGTATGGATTATTGTCGCAAGTTGCTATTTAATTTCCCGCATTTCGTTAACGTTAAAAGGTATCAAGGAGATCAAAAATCATGGCGCAGATTGGGATTGA
- the acuA gene encoding acetoin utilization protein acetyltransferase AcuA — MIHKKIYNARNLKTAKGTLIIEGPVSTHNLEMYEFHTDLVAFRPAEQQYKAIVEISKLPEARLIIARHDQTIVGYVTYLYPDPLERWSEGKMENLIELGAIEVVPAFRGCAVGKNLLEVSMMDDYMEDYIILTTEYYWHWDLKQTGLNVWEYRKVMEKMMNAGGLQWMATDDPEICSHPANCLMVRIGKRVDTDSIQAFDRLRFHNRFMY; from the coding sequence TTGATTCATAAAAAAATATATAATGCTAGAAACTTAAAAACAGCGAAAGGCACTTTAATTATTGAAGGGCCTGTCTCTACACATAACTTAGAAATGTATGAATTTCATACAGATTTAGTTGCGTTTCGTCCTGCCGAGCAGCAATATAAAGCAATTGTCGAAATTTCTAAATTGCCAGAAGCTCGTCTCATTATTGCTAGACATGACCAAACGATTGTTGGATATGTTACATACTTGTATCCTGATCCACTTGAACGATGGTCAGAAGGAAAGATGGAAAACTTAATTGAACTCGGGGCGATTGAAGTTGTCCCTGCCTTCCGTGGTTGCGCTGTCGGAAAGAACTTATTAGAAGTTTCCATGATGGACGATTATATGGAAGATTACATTATATTGACGACTGAATATTATTGGCACTGGGATTTAAAACAAACAGGTTTAAATGTTTGGGAGTACCGAAAAGTAATGGAAAAGATGATGAATGCTGGCGGGTTACAATGGATGGCTACAGATGATCCTGAAATTTGTTCACATCCTGCTAACTGTTTAATGGTCCGCATCGGTAAACGCGTTGATACGGATTCTATTCAAGCATTTGATCGTCTACGTTTTCACAATCGTTTTATGTATTAA